In the Triticum aestivum cultivar Chinese Spring chromosome 2B, IWGSC CS RefSeq v2.1, whole genome shotgun sequence genome, GCGCCCATCGGCATTGGCATCGGCGACGGCGCCATCTGCATCGGCATCGGCCCCGGCGAGTGGCGGTGCTCGCCCTCGTAAGTCACCACCAGCATCGCCGGGTCGTCCAGGGCGCGCTCCACGTGCTTCCGGGCAGGGCACCCTCGCACTGTGCTGCACTTGTAGTAGCCCCTGAAACCCAGACAGCAAACAAAGTCAGATCATTGCAAACATCATGACTATTGTTGATCAAAATCTTGTTTATTCTGTTGAGGTTGGATCGGTGAGGAAAGAAATTTACCGTGGGTAAGGGGATCCCTTGATGGGCTTCTGGCCGTACTTCCTCCACGAGTACTCGTCCGGCGGGATGTCGGCGATCTTCGCGCTCACCGCCGGCACCCTCACCGTCGTCTTCACGCGGTTCTTCCTTCTCTTGGAGCAGTGGCATCGGCTGCCGGTGGTGTTGGCCTCGGAGTGCGCGCCGGCGCAGGGCTTTCTCTTGTGCCCGGACAGCGGCGGCTTGCCGGCGGAGACCAGGCTCCGGCCCTTGGACACGCTGCCCTCGCCGGCGGTCACCGAAGAGAAGAAGGACGTGGATGTCACGGACGTCGCGCCCGACATGGTCAGGTTCGGCTTGGTGAAGTCCAGCGTCAGGCTCTGCGGCTGCGGGAGCGGGGCGGCCACCGACACCGGCGCCACGACGGTCAAAGGTGGGGGAGGAGGTGGAGCGACCGgtgctggaggaggcggcggcggcggcgccgactgGACGGGGCCGCGGCGGAAGCGGGCGTGACCGGTGCGGTCGAGGATGGAGATCACCTTGCGGAACTTGGAGACGGCCTGGTCGGCGATCTCGCCGAACGGCTGCTGCGGGTGCTGCTGGGGCGCCTTGGACGGCGCCGCGCCGGAGAGGGAGGAGACCAGGAGCTCCAGGCTGcggaggccggcggtggcggcctcCTGGATGGCGAGCTGGTCGTCGGCGCGGCGAGGGGTGTAGCAGCCCATGAGGTCCACGGCCATGGTCGCCGGTGTGTGGTCGCCTGTGGCTCTGCAGATCTTGGCTCGCTGTCTTGGTTGCGCTCTCGGTTTGGTTGGGAGTTGGAGGTCTGGACGGAGGCCATGGCTGCCTTTATAGGTGGAAACGGGGTGAGGGGAGAAGATGCGAGTCAATGATGGTGGTTGCTTTTCGGTATAGCTCCCTGAATTCAATCTGAATTGGAGATATGACCCCACTGGTCCTTCTTTATAAAGTGTCAGCTTCACATTTTTTACATGAATGAACGGTCTAATCCCACTGTTGGATCTGAAGACCAGTGTAGTTTCACACTGTTGTCAAAAAATGCAGCTAACGAACTGAAGGTCGCACAAAATATAACTACTCTATATGATTGATTTGATTGTAGATTTTACTTCCAATATTTATGGCGGTTTATGTATACTGTACAGGGTACAGTGATTAGTTGTTTACTGTTATGGGGGACTTGTGGGTGTGATGGCATAGAAGTTAGGGGGGCTTGTTTCGAAAAAGACCCAATGCGGTGTGATAATGACATCTTCTTGGCCAGGACCCACGAGATAGTGGACTTTGGGGATAAGAATAAATGGGTTTTCTTTAAGCCGTTATTGCTCGCATCACAAGCAGGCAGGCAGATAGAGAGAAAATATCATATGCGTATGTGTGCTGTGTCTTGGCTTCAAAGTCAACTATGGGGATGGATGGGCGACGGACGTCCTGGCTATAATGATGCGTGCGTTTCTATTCTACACCAAAACAAAGTTGGCCATGATAAAAAAGCACCATTATTTCCTCTCCCCTAGCAGCACTACCGCGTTGGGGATATGATATTGTCTATATTTAATATTTCTTTCTTTTGTTGATTATATTAATAATATTTGGTTGAGCCATGTCGACGCCGGCGATGAGAACTTTCCCACCACCTCCGCTTTCTCTTTGTTTAGCCCGTTGACGGACTGTCTGTGCTGCGAGAGCTGGCATATCTCCGGCGTGATCAGGGGTTGAATTATTTTCCATATCTTCCACGGGAGAACAATTTATTGATTTGTATGCCTATTGTGCTGATCTTTTGAAAATGGTGGGACAGGTGGCGTGAATAACAATACTTTTTGGACTACTTTCTTGCGGATCAAAAGATGTTGCACTTGCTCCATAAGAAAAACATTTCAACGCTCTGTGCTCATCCGCTTGGTTCATGAAAGAACATGCGCTTGCATcatgtgtgtgtgttttttttctGAATGGACGAAACAGCTCATTGTAGACACCAACGACCACGCAATTGATGTTTAGGCCAACTTCACCGCGCGACACCATCCTGTTCGGCCCCGTCTGTTTGGGGTAAAAAGGACAAACcgggcggcccagcgcgcgggagcaaacggacatttgtccgttttgtgtccgctttcgaccatCCCGACCCAAGTTTGCGCCGATTTTGGGGCGAAACGGACAGCGCACGGACGGGCAGGACGCGCGCGCTCGTCCGCCCCTGGCCTGCCTGTCGGTGACACAAAGCAAAACCCCCCACGCCCAGTTTGGTGCCATTTCCCCCTAAACCCTCCAACGTCCCGCCGTCCCCCTCCCTCCCCCGTCCATGACCGACGCCCAGCCGAACTCCGGCGGGCCGGCCGTCGTCCCGCCCCGGATGGCCAAGAAGAATAAGGCCAAGGCGCCAAGGAAGCTGCGGTCGGAGTGCACGCCTCAGGAGATCGCCAggttggacgcggaatcggcgaagaggaggagcCGCAGGGCGGTCGCCAAGGACAACATCGCCGCGGCTAAGGTCGCCGCCAACCGCGCTGCGATTGAGGCCCCGCGGCGCAAGGCGAGGTCAAGGAGAAGGAGGccatcgtcaacaaagcgcacgtcCTCCTCATGATGGGCATTTGTCGTCCGGCCGGTTTCTCTGGAGCGGCCGTCGGTCtggcgagcacaggctcgtcggtcaCCCGGCCTTCGCACTGCCAGTCACCAACGTCGCGGACCATGCCAATGTCGCCCGGCTTCCCCCCGCCAAGGGACGACGGAcagacccgtttctcggggtcgccggacGTGTGCGTGGTCACGCCGTCCACCTCGCGCCCggcggccgtcatcgacctcaacgtcaccccTGGGTCCAGCAGCGGTGGTCGGCCggccgtcgagatgcaaagaaagcaagcagGACCGCCGTTTACGGGCACCATGCCGTCCCCCCGCGTCTTGTTCGacggaatgccaacaccaacgccaCCGGTCGACGACCCCTACTACGACCAGTTCATGGAGGAAGTGATTTATGAGGTTGGGCATGTCCCTGTCTACGACCCCgatgagacccaaagtcaggatggccgtgGCCAGTTCACtgccgatgaagaggccgacgaccatgctgactacgaccatggtgactcgtggcatgaggacgatgacatctatgtcgaaggggatggtgatgaagaagaaggcaatgacattgatattagtggcgagccattgttcatcgacgagctcacccaaagagcggaagcacaaaataGGAGGAAGAGCATTTgcacgggttcatatacacaagatgaggacaagttgatttggcAATGTTGGGTGGAGATTGGCCAAGATCCGAGGACGGGCGCACAACAAAAGGGCCtagttttttggacgagagtccacaaaacttTCCATGAACAcaagatgtttgagccctaccaaatcacaagcaaccgtggcatcacctcgattcaaaagaggtggttgttcatccaacaagagtgcaacaaatattgcgccgcatttgagagcgttgaagcacgaccCATGAGTGGTCTCGGCATTGGGGACATGTTATGTTCTCCTCATCCTAGTCCTTTCCTTGCTACAACCAAGTGACTTCGGCCTTGTACATGTTTGCATGTCCAATTCTTGTTGATCttgtggtgtaggcatttcaatctttggaagcatTCATGGCccgcacaatgacaagccattcactcttaagcattgttggacgatcatcaacaattgTCCTAAGTTCAAGGATCGATACCGTGAGCttcaaaggaagagaggaaagaagacggccaagttcgccggaggtggagatggtgaGGCATTGAAGAGGCcaaggggcaagaccaactccaaggtggacgacatacgtgatgcctcatccatggccttgcatgagacgttgcatggcatgatgtctcagAAGGATGTAAGGGatgagaagaagcggcaaagcaaggatgagcaaatgaagcaatacctagagcttcaaaggaagaagcttgagatggaggaggcggtgAAGAGATGGAAGATCGACATGGAGCAGGCGGcgcggcaaaggcagctcgacatcgaggccgagaACGACAAGGCCAGGCAGAGGCAACTCGACATCGAGACCACCAATGCTGcaaccaaagcgaaggaggtggcccttgcgatcatgagcgtggacttgaccATAATGAGTGACAAGACGAGAagctggttcgaggccaggcagaaggagatgtcCGATGCTGACAGCCTGAACTAGGTTGTCTGATCAGTCGTGGCCGTTCTTTTTTAGAGGCTAGCATGGGTGCCACCCGCTTGGCCGCTGGCTGTGTGCCGGTGAGAACCTAATTCATTTTGAAGGCTGGCTGTGTTACCGAccactggctgtgttgccggcgaacaAAACTATTCATTCTGTAGGCTGACTATGTTGCTGGccactggctgtgttgccggcgaggacgtgtaggccgctggctttgttgccgggCGTGAACTAGGGCCGCCGGTGTGAATTAGTCCGGCCGCTGGTATTTGAAACGTTGTTGTTTGAAAATAGAGGCGGACAGGATGGGGtaaaggatgcggccgcgcgctgggtgCATGGCCatcgcatcccaggacaggcccggacacgaccccatcgccctacccaaacggacagaatccgggcaaaacggatgtccgtttggggtcgcgctgTGGAGTTGGCCTTAGGTAGAGTAAAAAGTGGGCGAGTACTTTATTTATCTAACTATGGGCCTTTATTTATTTGTTGAAAATCATAGTGCTTGGCAGCCATGGATAGtgtatgcgggggggggggggggggggtccgcggATACGGATGCGTGAGGCAACcatccaacgctagccgcatacatttcaaactgcATTTTAACAAAGtagacaaaattcatgcaaaccatCCGACATTCATCAAAGTTCGGATaaaaaatagcacaaatcatccacacatagtgttggggatataactgttaggtatgacccgcccaggaggggccgggttatacctataggCGATTCATAATATGAAGCCCAAGAAGGCACTTAAAGATGACGGTTCacttaagggcccaaggcccaaaggcgacttaaagcccgtagagataaaccgccataggtatatgacttgtattgtaaggcaggaatagatagtcaccgagccggacactattatgagccggccgggactctgtgagccgatGGGCGTCCAcctttgtatataaagggatgacctggcggcggttcagaataagtaacatcaaatcgagaaCTAGGTTAAGCGGATttctctccctggtaatcgagacatagcaataccacctcaaactggattaggcctttaccttcaccgcaagggaccgaaccagtataaacgcccgtgtcctttgtcccattttaacccctttaagcttcctagttgcgatggctccacaactaagtcctttcactaggacatctgtcgtgagaATTCCACGACACATAGCATGCaaattaagtctagtacaacaagGTCTCAAATTAAGACTTGGCGGCGGAGGAcgtcaggatggccgcggagcgggcagCTCTGGATGTTCAGGCCCAGTGGGTTCAATCCGAGGCTTTTCAGCTTACAATGGATCAAAACACATCAAATgagatcatgaggagaaggcaccagtctCGCTTGCCTACGGTTTATGACCCTAGAAACCTTTTCTGCACACCCGGGGCAGGACCCAGTAACCCGTTGAAGGTAAACCGGGCCGCGGCGCTCGGGGCTAGGACGCCGGTTCAACCGTGTGTGACGGACCCCCCTCGTCAGCATACTACTCCGACTCAGCATATACCGgtaccgccgggtcattattctaatcctttggagaacatgattgccGCAGCGGCACGATTGTCGGCTCTCCCAGCGGAgggttgaaaggatcgagatggacctagaggggggtgaataggtacaattacaaattttgattattacttggcaatttttaggcaataatgcggaatatgaagatgagcctaacaattgcacgtgAGCACAAAGTACTAAACAAATAACACAACCACgtaagtaggcaagcacaatataatgtatgtaagtgtaaagagacaagtaaccacaagtagagagttaaggttaggaataaccgcaactccgggagacgaggatgtaagccgatgttcacttccttggagggaagctagtcaccgttagagggatggatgttaccacgaagggacaccaacgccacgaaggctcaccctattctccctttgagacaacaccacggaggcgtttctcaaccactagtggtagaccttggggtggtctccaaaccctcacaaacttttccgagggtaatcacaaagttcgattcctctccgaatgactcctaccgcctaggagtctccaacctccaagagtaacaagaacgatggggaaatgctcaaaacttgctcaagtcacgaattcctttggtgcaaagaaggggaagaagtggatctatcacttgattggagaacttctctcaaatgctcctagaacacttgggaatctaggatttagtgtggatgaatgagagagagggtgaggagtgttcttgtgaggctcaaagtgaatggtcaaccccatcccgtggaagggaagggtgtatatataggtggtgggaaaaagtgaccgtttggggtacaggatggccggacgttcggagaacgtcggacgtccggaggcccaaatgggtccggacgtccgacagtcatcggaCGACCAGCCGCTGTGAGAAGTGTGACCCACAATCCAGTGTATAGGGTACGGACGTCCGAGCGGGGCCGGACATCCGTAAGAATGCTTCTGatgtgaaagtgtcggacgtccggagggttccggacatccgtaaaaatgtttctgttgtggaagtgtcggacgtccgaaagtgtccggacgtccgggcaatcaggaaggaccggacgtccgtagaacaccGGACGACCGAAGGCAAGGTATATAGATAGCAacttttgagcaagtttttcacagatccatcgatcccctcttaatagtgcgggatccctatactcaagaacaaaccataaatgaagtcaacatcttgtatctccattcttgagttatatgcttttgtccctagtcatgatccatgcacacggtctttggaacataatcctgagatatacttgataaacatgattagtcccgagcatatgtgttgtcatcaacatcaaaatatgattaagggcatgattgcactttcaatccccccctttttggtagttgatgacaactcatATGCATACTCATAATAGTAATCGAAAGTATTTGTTGTGGTGCTCAATAACCATAATAAGAATGAGTAGCGAGCGAGCTCCCCCTCAAAGTGATACCACAGATACTACTAAAACAAAAATGATGAGGGCTCCCCCTCAAACTGATGCCACGATAATCAAGAGTTACACTTCATATAGATTCACCAAATCTTAGATTCAACAAACtcataacatagttcaacaaactACTCATAACATAGGTTCGATTACATAATGAGCTAGAGTAACATGCATATGGAGCctactccccctttggcatcaagtatCCAAAGAAAAGAACTAGGGGGAATGACATAACAGCATTAaagatcatcctcatcatcatcatcatcatcatcatcatcatgaacaccactgccaccagcctcgtcGAAGAAATCAGCGAAGAATAT is a window encoding:
- the LOC123046528 gene encoding WRKY transcription factor WRKY51, with translation MAVDLMGCYTPRRADDQLAIQEAATAGLRSLELLVSSLSGAAPSKAPQQHPQQPFGEIADQAVSKFRKVISILDRTGHARFRRGPVQSAPPPPPPPAPVAPPPPPPLTVVAPVSVAAPLPQPQSLTLDFTKPNLTMSGATSVTSTSFFSSVTAGEGSVSKGRSLVSAGKPPLSGHKRKPCAGAHSEANTTGSRCHCSKRRKNRVKTTVRVPAVSAKIADIPPDEYSWRKYGQKPIKGSPYPRGYYKCSTVRGCPARKHVERALDDPAMLVVTYEGEHRHSPGPMPMQMAPSPMPMPMGAPVAVASVSAGNGHV
- the LOC123039370 gene encoding uncharacterized protein — its product is MVAAHGRAGRARSSAPGLPVGDTKQNPPRPVWCHFPLTKKNKAKAPRKLRSECTPQEIARLDAESAKRRSRRAVAKDNIAAAKVAANRAAIEAPRRKAQFMEEVIYEVGHVPVYDPDETQSQDGRGQFTADEEADDHADYDHGDSWHEDDDIYVEGDGDEEEGNDIDISGEPLFIDELTQRAEAQNRRKSICTGISIFGSIHGPHNDKPFTLKHCWTIINNCPKFKDRYRELQRKRGKKTAKFAGGGDGEALKRPRGKTNSKVDDIRDASSMALHETLHGMMSQKDVRDEKKRQSKDEQMKQYLELQRKKLEMEEAVKRWKIDMEQAARQRQLDIEAENDKARQRQLDIETTNAATKAKEVALAIMSVDLTIMSDKTRSWFEARQKEMSDADSLN